In Silurus meridionalis isolate SWU-2019-XX chromosome 28, ASM1480568v1, whole genome shotgun sequence, the genomic window CTTTAGTCCAACTTCCCAATATGCACGGCCAGAGCTGAATTTGTTTCTTCCATGTACACATAATTCATAAGGAAAACCAAATCCTTTATAAATTTTAGCAGCCTCATCATTATCTCTCACCGCATCGTCTTGTTTGTTAAACGAAAGGAATTCTTTTTTGCAGCTTTCTTTATCTAATATAATGTTCActgtaaagagagaaaaatatgattaattTAACCAGTCACACAGCATGTTCAAAATATTACGATTTGGAGTGTTTTGAGTAGTTTGAGTTTTGAGTGAATTTGTATTGCAGTTGACTATCATCTGGGCATTAAGTTACAGGACAGGCTTTTATGGCTTATTATCCCAGCTAtttaaaactgcattaaaaaGCCTGCCTCCTTGTATACTCATATTTTGAATAGGGAGACATACCTGTTTCTTTCCATAATTCCTCCatagaaaaatctaaaatagaAATTATTAAGTGAAAATGGGTTTAGCATAACATCACTATGAATGGCATATGCTCAACTTTGGGTATTGATTCAAAGCCTCTAAGATGAGTGTTTATACTAAAATAAAGAATGTTGATTCGTGACAGGCCACATCATAATACACCGTCCTTGATTGTTTTTACGAGCACATGtccagatgttttatttcataatgcACAGAAAgttgttaaagattttttttttttaaacacttttcacttttatatttatgtacattgtaatatttatgaacatatttatattgaaaaaaataatcagtaacAACTGAAATGCAAAAACCTAAATAAATAGGATTATATAAATACCATAAACACATCATTTTTGTAAATGATGAAGGTTTAGAAATATATCTTTCTTGCAACTCTCCATCTCTAATGTGATTAAAGTAAGAAAAATGTCACTCTAGTATGTTTAAAAAAGCTTGACTGAAGTACTTTGAGTACTTTTTGAGTGATTTTATATGGCAATGCAGGTATGCACCTACCGTTGGGTTGTTCATCTGAAAGTGTGTAGCACATTAGAAATTTAGTCACCaggtaaataaaaccatttGATAAAATGAGGAAAAGGTAAATAAGGTACAGGATTACCTCTGCAAACTTCCTTATATTCTGCAACATAAATGGACAAGAATAAATATCACAGAAAAAGATCACTACACCACATGAATGTATAAAAtactacagggagtgcagaattattaggcaagttgtatttttgaggattaattttatttgaggatttaatttgaacaacaaccatgttctcaatgaacacaaaaaactcattaatatcaaagctgaatatttttggaagtagtttttagttttagctattttagggggatatctgtgtgtgcaggtgactattactgtgcataattattaggcaacttaacaaaaaacaaattcatacccatttcaattatttatttttaccagtgaaaccaatataacatctcaacattcacaaatatacatgtctgacattcaaaaaccaaacaaaaacaaatcagtgaccaatatagccacctttctttgcaaggacactcaaaagcctgccatccatggattctgtcagtgttttgatctgttcaccatcaacattgcgtgcagcagcaaccacagcctcccagacactgttcagagaggtgtactgttttcctccttgtaaatcgcacatttgatgatggaccacaggttctcaatggggttcagatcaggtgaacaaggaggccatatcattagattttcttcttttataccctttcttgccagccacgctgtggagtacttggacgtgtgtgatggagcattgtcctgcatgaaaatcatgtttttcttgaaggatgcagacttcttcctgtaccactgcttgaagaaggtgtcttccagaaactggcagtaggactgggagttcagcttgactccatcctcaacccgaaaaggccccacaagctcatctttgatgataccagcccaaaccagtactccacctccaccttgctggcgcctgagtcggactggagctctctgccctttaccaatccagccacgggcccatccatctggcccatcaagactcactctcatttcatcagtccataaaaccttagaaaaatcagtcttgagatatttcttggcccagtcttgacgtttcagcttgtgtgtcttgttcagtggtggtcgactttctgcctttcttaccttggccatgtctctgagtattgcacaccttgtgcttttgggcacccagtgatgttgcagctctgaaatatggccaaactggtggcaagtggcatcttggcagctgcacgcttgacttttctcagttcacgggcagttattttgcgccttggttttccacacgcttcttgcgaccctgtcgactattttgaatgaaacgcttgattgttcgatgatcacgcttcagaagcttggctattttaagactgctgcatccctctgcaatatatctcactatttttgacttttctgagcctgtcaagtccttcttttgacccattttgccaaaggaaaggaagttgcctaataattatgcacacctgatatagggtgttgatgtcattagaccacaccccttctcattacagagatgcacatcacctaatatgcttaattggtagtaggctttccagcctatacagcttggagtaagacaacatgcataacgaggatgatgtggtcaaaatactcatttgcctaataattctgcactccctgtatatataaattatagaaaaataacCTGATTTTGATTTATATTTCCTGTAGAAGCGGAAGAGGAAAATGCCAACCAGGGCCAGAACACATAACAGTGCAAGAGTGAAAAGAATCTTCCACACCCCACTATTTTCAACTGAAAGATGAAGTTGTTGTTAAGTCTTAACATGGAACTGGTAATTAGGTATGCGTACACTAAGTTTGTATACAATTATGAAATTTAACATTGCATTTAATAAGTTGGATTTAATGTTGTAAAATGCATCAAAACCTATGATTTCAAATCATTAATAGTGCAGACTTCTTCCACAAGTCAAATACATATATCCATATGTCTCCTAGCTTCATATTTTCAGTGATCATACATattctttgttaaataacattgtttattattagtattagatCATGTGAAGGTTTAAAGCCCTCTAAATGATCTGTTGCTACAGCAACTATCATGTATTGGAATTGGCTATAAATCCAGCAACTAAACGCCTACAAATTGGACATAACTTTATATCAACATGTACAATGTTTCCATAGCAAACCTGGAAGGCCGGCCCCAATTTCCAGGCTCACGTTTCTCTTCTCATCTTCTGACAGAGTGACTAAACAGGTCATCGAGTTAGAGACAGAAGAGGAAAGGATGACCCAGCTGTAAATGCAAAAAAGGCCGTTCTCTTGTTCACTGTAAATGGGGGATTGGCGTTCAGAAAGATCTCCTTTTTCATTGGTAGATTTCCACAGGAGACTCGGCTTAGGAAACCAGCCACAGGAAGAACAGCTAAGGTTCACAGAGTCATGACGGTGCTCAAGAGAAAGGTGAGGGAAAGACCCTAGAGCTGAACATgaaggagacagagagaaagagtgatggAGAGGGAGGGTGAGAAAGATGATTTTCAGATGAGTATAAAACATCATCCATATATTGAACCTTAAACTTCTACTCACCAGTTAAACTGAGTTTCACAGTGTTGCTGTTATATGATTTGTCTCCACTTACATAGCAGTGAAAAATCCCTATATCTGACAAACCAATGTTGTCCAACCTCAAGGAAACATCTCCCTGTTTCAGGCCAGCAGACTGTGGGTTTCTCAGGGTCAATGAGCTTCGATTGATGTACATTTCCACAAGGTCTGTAATGACTTTACGATTTTGGTATAACAGTAGTGGATTTTTGAACTGGTCTGGGCGGTACCAACGAATCTCCAAATTTTCTGCATCAGTCACAGGAGTTAGCCAACATGGGAGAACCACAGAGGAACCGTATTTACCCATAATTATATTCTTAGAGCAGTTTACGGTGATGGTGTCTAAGAGGGAgggaaaaatgtgttaaatacaaaaaaacaacgcaattataatattaaaatgaaggTAGGTGGGaaagtatatttaatttaaatgtatattaaatataggACTAAATACCTAATAAAGCTCTGCATATAACTGTAAAAGAATGACCCATTATAAACTCTGCATGTAGGCCAGACTAAGTACATAACCGCCAAATATTAACCCTAAACCAActaagtttgtttatttatttatttgtacattttttgggAAATGGAAATGTTGTCTAGTTTATACAGGATGGCACGGGAAATATTGGAACTAGGACCCTGGGGCATCtgcaataatttttattattattattatttatataatattttttaaatatttttatttatggtcCTCAAAACAACCGAAacattaattatacatttatttagtggTCAAGATAAGAAACTTGATCAGTGTCATTTGAATCTGATTTGAAATCTGATTTCTTTAAACATTGTGATGACATATGCTAATATACATGTGCCTTGTAAACATGCCATTACAGATTTAGCCCGCAGGATATTGTCATACTGGGACTGATTTAGGCCTCTGAAGGAAAATTATAATGCAagagcatccaaagacatacaaTCATGTGATTCTAAATCTGTGGCAACATATTTCAAGGAAGCTCGAACCACATGTAAGTGT contains:
- the cabz01076234.2 gene encoding butyrophilin subfamily 1 member A1 → MKETFVCFCLVFFGARLVMASDTITVNCSKNIIMGKYGSSVVLPCWLTPVTDAENLEIRWYRPDQFKNPLLLYQNRKVITDLVEMYINRSSLTLRNPQSAGLKQGDVSLRLDNIGLSDIGIFHCYVSGDKSYNSNTVKLSLTALGSFPHLSLEHRHDSVNLSCSSCGWFPKPSLLWKSTNEKGDLSERQSPIYSEQENGLFCIYSWVILSSSVSNSMTCLVTLSEDEKRNVSLEIGAGLPVENSGVWKILFTLALLCVLALVGIFLFRFYRKYKSKSEYKEVCRDEQPNDFSMEELWKETVNIILDKESCKKEFLSFNKQDDAVRDNDEAAKIYKGFGFPYELCVHGRNKFSSGRAYWEVGLKQTNVPCKKSWLIGVAKASYTISNNKEDFSPGKGFWFLCSDPENGLHVNTEPEIVLPKNITPESIGVLLDFSKSELSFYNVTDSAHIFTMKIKRNSQEELVPLFNPGIGDKAPLKINPLRKIQAEPEGNASGSDANQHV